DNA from Tripterygium wilfordii isolate XIE 37 chromosome 4, ASM1340144v1, whole genome shotgun sequence:
TATaaccaaaaaagagaaaagcaggACTAGATGTAAAAAACTATGGAAGCTAAACATTCCAGTGAAAGAAAGTGATGTCCTTCAATTTTTGCCTTCTTAGCATGGATACTCTAATAGATTGTTAAGTAAGAATCAGAGCAAGTGATCAAACATCATTTAAGCAAAAGTGCCAAAGCAATGAAGTAAATCCGGAGTGGCATAAGCGCAATTTGAATTCATAGAGCTTGAAGTTGATACACAAAATCATCTGGTGCCTATGCCATAACCTTAAGTGAACACAAAAACTACAAGAAAATGCATCAGCGAGACCATGTACAAGGcgtcaagaaagaaaaaacgagAGATATCATAATGAAAAGAAATATCTCACATTGAATCAAGCTGCTCATTTTCTTGTAATTGACATTGCtagttttttgttgttttttttttttgataaaacaatTGACATTGCTAGTACATGTGAAGCACGGACTACATTCTCAGAGGAAATTTGAATTCCCAATTGTGCTTTCATCTGTGGCTAATATGAATTCATGAACGTTTTGCATTTCTGTGCTTTACATAAAATGATCCTTCAAACAGTTTCCCTCATCAATCTATCAGTTGAACAGCAGCTATTGCAGGTATCTTCTCCCTTAGTTTCTGTGTTAAAGCAACACGGACAGTCATTACACCAGCTGCAGGTCCACTAAGCCGGACTTTTACAATATAATCATCTATCTGAACAAGATCAAGTGCACCACCTCCTGTCCCAGTGAGATATGGCCTAATCTCATCAAGAACCTGTCAACAAATCAAATTTTAGCAATTATTTGcttttaaaattgaaaacattatATAATTGAAGATACTACTTTATACCGAATGGCAACTTATATTAAATGTGCAACAACAAGTAGCTCGAATCAAATATATTGATtgcaaaaattaacaaaaattcaTGTAATCTAACTAATTATTTTATCCAGCAGTGGACTCCAACAATCCAATTGACTAGCTTGCGGcaactaattaaatttgtgTACATGAATGGTTTAGCTATGCAGTCTAAAATCAGTAGCTGAAGTATAAACAGAAACAATGCCAAAGGAAATTGTTGCAGTATCGCTAGTCTACAGCTAATGCTGCTATAGTCGCCTTAATGGTCCAAGTTACATGCAGCACTCAAATCATTAGTTGGTCAATTAAGGATTTGTTCCTTAAGCAATCTAATGGTTTGCTAGGATGTCTATGAATGAGATTCATTTATCAAATGCAGATGCTCTGATGTATTCCCTTGAACTTGGTGCCATTACCATGAAGTTGATGATGAATACTTCCAATAGACAATGAAAAAATATTACTATAGTGCAATAGAAATAACGGGAAGTAGAGATTCCCTACGTTTTCAACATTTTCCTCATTCAATTCAAGTCCTGTCTCAGTGTCCAGAATCTGCTCGACTTCCATGATTTCAGGTATTTTATCTCGGAGCCGAGTCTCGATCCCCATCTTCAATGTCATTGTTGAGCTTGGACATGACCCACATGCTCCTTGTAGCTTTAAGACCACAATAAGACCATCTATCTCGTGCAAAGCCACATTCCCTCCATCGGCCATCAAGCCTGGCCGCACCTCATCCAATACCTTCTCCACATTCTCTTCCGTTAAAGGAAGGACACAGTTTGGTGAAACTACAAACCCTTTAACTatggaaaataacaaaaatcatTACCACAAATATCCAATTAAGTCTCATCAACACTTTTAAATAAGGAAATTGAGAAAAGAAGAACAGATTATAACATTTAATCTCATTACTTCTCCTTCTACTACTTTTTCATATCGAAACCAAACCAAATGAATAAATCTGATTAAAATTACGCCAAAAGTCTATTGATTTCAGAATCACTGAAAAGGTTTTTAATGATCCAATCTAAGTAAAACCCATGTAATACTTCTACAATTAACACATCTAATTACATTCTGAAGAGGTATTACATAATTGCCAGTGCACTGTTCATAAGTGGATATATTATTACCTAATTGTTTTCTCCTTCCGCGGTTCCAGTTATACCGGAGAAAGTGTCTGGTATGAAATTGCCCTCTGAAAAAAGATTGATTCATTGCAGAAAACCCACAACACCCTGGAATACAATTCTAACACAGACAgagagaacaagaagaaaatcaGTACTGGTTGTACTTGTACCAATCAAAGGATATAGTTAGTAATCAAAGTTGATAAAAATACCTTGAAGAGGCAGACATGAGAAGCAGAGGCCCTCTCAGATGGAGAGAGAGATGGGTGCTTCAATATTGCTGTTGTTTGGGTTGAGAATGCACCCATTCTTTCTGTCTATGTTGGAAGAAACACCATTTCCAATTGAGAAAAGGGTGTGAAAGTTCTGTCCAACTCATACCACACAAATAAATGGGTTTTTATAATTCACTatttttttctccccctttatgcCACGTTTGGGATGAAAGTTTTGATGGAAGAAAGAATCCCTGATTGGctgaaaaacaagaaagaagatTGTGGATGCaaatttgagaaagaaatgaagCCACGTTGCATCTtcgtgtttttttattttttattacttattattttatttttgctttGCCATGGTTTGCACCAAGTGGATCCTCTTTAGTTGGGCGCAAACTAATGTTGGGTCAGAAAAAGCATTTATTTGTAACggatgaaaaaattatttagaTCAAAGGAATTTTAAGTTTGAGTACCTAATTCATTCATGACCAAGGTTAACATATTCCTGAATAAACTAGTATATTATCGTGTACAAACATTATtaaccaaaaattaaaataaatcttAGTTTGATGATATCAATATCACTCTCCAATCAAAAACGAACACATGGTAACctatcaaaaattcaaaagacaTCTAGATTTGCTCATCACTAGTCTACATCGGTTAAACTTATAATGCAAATCTCACATAACATACGCCTATAGATTTTAGATATCTCGGATCTCCTATCCGAAATCCCAACAGCCATTATCTCAGACTGGGACCAGATAGCATTCGGAGTCCAAAGCAAGGTCGAACTCCCAAAAGGAGTCTCACTCCAATTAGAAGGCCAAGAGACAATCTTTTAGTCAAGCTAGAAATTCCTCAAAACAAAGGATCATGCTCCATAACGGAGTAGGACTCATTCAACTACTATAAAAAGGCACCTTCAACCAGGTATGACCACACAATTTGCAATACGATTATTTTACTTGAGAGCTATGACTTACAAAGTTCTCAACCCCTTTGCTTCCACGTTCTGACTAAGGTATCAGAGGGTAACATACATTGGGGGACCTCTTAGCTCACATTTGTGCACCTTGTAAAGAAACCATCCTTAGCGTCAACAATACCAGAAGAGTTTGCTTGAACCGACCTGGTATGTTTGCAAGCCGAGCTAGATTTTTATGTCTTCATATTCACGTCATTTGtgggaaagaacaaaaaattttgaattagtcATGGTTCTAATTAGGTCAGGACAAGACACAACCAAAGCCGATGGTCATCAGGAAAATGACCATGAGCAACGCAATGACCCTCAAGCACACCAAATCCGCCTATGAGGAAGGTGCactgattggacctctaaaaTTGAAGTTTCAATatcttttaattaggatgttctagtgtttaattaatgttattatgtgtgttttagtttaattattcgTTTACAAGTGTTTCCccattggttttgtaggaatcagaCCTAATTC
Protein-coding regions in this window:
- the LOC119996491 gene encoding nifU-like protein 3, chloroplastic isoform X1 yields the protein MGAFSTQTTAILKHPSLSPSERASASHVCLFKNCIPGCCGFSAMNQSFFRGQFHTRHFLRYNWNRGRRKQLVKGFVVSPNCVLPLTEENVEKVLDEVRPGLMADGGNVALHEIDGLIVVLKLQGACGSCPSSTMTLKMGIETRLRDKIPEIMEVEQILDTETGLELNEENVENVLDEIRPYLTGTGGGALDLVQIDDYIVKVRLSGPAAGVMTVRVALTQKLREKIPAIAAVQLID
- the LOC119996491 gene encoding nifU-like protein 3, chloroplastic isoform X2; the encoded protein is MGAFSTQTTAILKHPSLSPSERASASHVCLFKNCIPGCCGFSAMNQSFFRGQFHTRHFLRYNWNRGRRKQLGFVVSPNCVLPLTEENVEKVLDEVRPGLMADGGNVALHEIDGLIVVLKLQGACGSCPSSTMTLKMGIETRLRDKIPEIMEVEQILDTETGLELNEENVENVLDEIRPYLTGTGGGALDLVQIDDYIVKVRLSGPAAGVMTVRVALTQKLREKIPAIAAVQLID